The Thermovibrio guaymasensis genomic interval AAGAGCTCTTTCGGGTAGTGGGCCTTTAGGTAGGCTGTAACGTAGGCTAAGAACCCGTAGGCGGCAGAGTGGGATTTATTAAAGCCGTACTCTGCAAACTTTGCTATATCGTCAAAGAGCTTTTCTATTTTATCTTTTGGATATTCTCTTTCAACTGCCCTACTTACAAATATTCCCCTCTGCTCATCCATAATCTCCTTTTTCTTCTTACCCATTGCTCGCCTTAGAAGGTCAGCCTCTCCCAGTGAGTAACCTGCTAGGATGTTTGCAATCTGCATAATCTGTTCCTGATAGATAAAGAGGCCGTAAGTCTCTTTAAGGACCGGTTCAAGCTCGGGGAATATGTAGTCAACTTCCTCTTGACCGTGCTTTCTCCTTATGTAACTTTCAGCCATTCCGGAGTTTAAGGGACCCGGTCGGTAGAGGGCAACGAGGGCGATTATGTCCTCAAAGGTTGTAGGCTTGAGCCTTCTCATTAAGTTTCTCATTCCACTTGATTCAAGCTGGAAGACACCTATCGTATTTCCTTCCTGTAGGAGCTTAAAGGTCTTTTCATCGTCAAGGGGCAGTTTTGTCGGAACTATCTCTACTCCGTGCCTCTCCTTTATCAATTTAAGGGTTCTATCAATTATTGTGAGCGTCTTCAGGCCAAGGAAGTCCATCTTCAGGAGGCCGAGTGACTCTACCTGTCCCATGTCGTACTGTGTAGTTACGTCCCCGTCCTTACTCTTTGCAAGGGGTATGTAGTCTGTAAGGGTTTCGGGGGCTATCACCACTCCTGCTGCGTGGACGCCCGTTTGCCTTGTAAGTCCCTGAAGTCGCTTTGCAATCGTTATCAGCCTGTTTATGGTCGGGTCTTTCTCTGCAAGCTCCTTTATTTCGGGAGCTCTCTCAACTGCGTCCTCAACGCTCTTTGCGTCGTTCGGAATGAGTTTTGCTAGCTTATCTACCTCTTTTGGAGGGATGCCAAGGACCCTTCCAACGTCCCTTACGACCATCTTTGTCTTAAGGGTTCCGAAGGTAATGATTTGACAGACTTTATCCTCTCCGTACTTCTTCCTAACGTATTCAATTACTCTATCCCTTCCCTCCTGACATATGTCAACGTCAATATCGGGCATGGTTACCCTTTCAGGGTTTAAGAACCTTTCAAATAGGAGGTTAAACCTTAAAGGGTCTATGTCTGTGATTCCGATTGCGTAAGCAACCAGAGAACCTGCTGCAGAACCTCTTCCTGGACCTACCGGTATTCCGTTTCTCTTTGCCCAGTTTATAAAGTCCCAAACGATCAGGAAGTAACCGGGGAATCCCATGTTGTTTATTATCTGTAGTTCGTGCTGGAGCCTTTCGTAGTACTTCTTCTTTGTCTCACCGTCGGTTATTCCCTTTTCCTTAAACCTCCTTTCAAGTCCCTTCTCTGCAAGTTCTTTAAGGTATGTGAAGTAGTCGTAGCCTTCTGGGACTGTGTACTTGGGAAGTAAATACCCTTTGTTTTCAAACGTGTCCAGCTTAGCCTCTACTTTCTCTGCTATATCTAGAGTGTTAAATACTGCTTGAGGAACTTCCCTGAAGATCTCCATCATCTCCTGGGCATTCTTGAAGTAGAATTCCTTGCTGGGAAAGCGCATCCTCTTTTCGTCTGCTAGTTTCTTTCCAGTCTGGAGGCAAAGGAGAACGTCGTGGGCTTCCCAGTCCTCCTTGTTCAAGTAGTGGGCATCGTTTGTGGCCACCAGCTGTATGTCAAGTTTCTTTGAGAGCTCTATTAGGAATTTGTTTGCCCTTTCCTGTTCTTTGATTCCGTGGTATTGAACTTCAAGGTAGAAGTCATCTCCGAAGATTTCCTTGTACCACTTAGCTGCCTCAACTGCTTCTTTTTCCTTTCCAGTTAAGTATAGGAGTGGAACTTCTCCCTGGATGCACGCCGATAGGGCGATAAGGCCTTCTGAGTATTTCTCAAGGACCTCTTTATCTATACGGGGTTTATAGTAAAAGCCTTCAATAAAACCGATTGAACTTAACTTCATAAGGTTTTTTAGTCCTTTATCGTTCTTTGCTAGAAGGACTAAATGGTAACTTCCCTTTTCTCCCTCCTTCCTGTCAAATCTACTTCCCTTTGCTATGTAAAACTCCTGACCAATTATTGGTTTGATTCCTTGCTCTTTACAGGTCCTGTAGAGCTCGTAAGAGGCAAACATGTTTCCGTGGTCGGTTACTGCAACTGCCGGCATTCCTAGCTCTTTTGCCTTATCAACCAAGTCTTTTATCTTTATTGCCCCGTCAAGGATTGAATACTGGGAGTGGAGGTGAAGGTGGACAAAGTCTCCCTTCCTTACGCTTTCCATTTGAGCTCTCCTAAAAGAGATTTCCTGCTAAAGAGGAAATTATGAAATTTGCCGTTAGTTTACACCCTCCCTCCCCTTTGCTAGAATTTGGCCGAAATAAGGGAGAGGAAGTATGAGGAAGGACTTTTTAGTTGACTGGACTTTTGGGAAAGTAGCTCTCCTTTCAGCATTAATAGTTGTTTTCATTTTAGTTTCCCTCTTTATCGTCCTTTACAAAGAGTCCTCTTTAGCTGTTAGTACTTTTGGAGTTTGGAAGTTCATAACTTCTACTGTTTGGAATCCTCCTATGGAGAAGTTTGGGGGAGCTCCTGCGATTTTCGGAACTATCGTTAGTACTGTAATTTCAATAGCTATCGCAGTTCCTGTAGCTATTGGTATTGCTATATTCTTAACAGAAATTGCTCCTCACTTCTTAAGGACTCCGGTCGGCGTTGCTATAGAACTCCTTGCAGCAATTCCAAGTATTATTTACGGTATGTGGGGACTGTTTTTCTTTGCTCCATTCATGAGGGATAAGGTTCAGCCAGTAATCCATGCAACTCTAGGTAAGTTACCTGTAATCGGCCAATGGTTCTCAGGTTACACCCCCGGAATAGGTCTCTTAACGGCTTCAATAGTCCTTTCTATAATGATCCTTCCCTTTACAGCCGCAATTTCAAGGGACTCCTTCAACATGGTTCCCGACATCCTGAAAGAATCTGCCTACGCCCTTGGAGCTACAAAGTGGGACGTTATGAAGGACGTTGTAATACCTTATGCTAAGCTTGGAGTAATTGGGGGAATCATTCTCTCTTTGGGAAGGGCCCTTGGGGAGACGATGGCGGTTACGTTTGTTATGGGTAACCAGCCGGTAATTCCAAAATCCCTTTTAGAGCCTGCTACTTCAATTACTGTTACACTTGCAAATGAGTTTACAGAGGCTGACACTGATCTATACCTTTCAAGCCTTTTCTACCTAGCCCTTATTCTCTTTGTTATGAGCTTTATAGTTATAGTTATAGGTAAATTCCTCTTCCTAAAGAAAGTTGAGAGGTAAGGGTGGACGCCTTTAAAAAGAGAAAGTTAGTAAATAACATCGTTCTAATTCTCTCAACTCTTGCTGCCCTCCTTGGCCTCCTTTGGCTCTTCTGGATCTTAGGAACGCTCCTCTATAAGGGGCTTGGCTCACTTTCTCTTGAGGTGATAATCGGGGATCCGCCTTCTCCTGGAGATAACCATGGAGGTTTAAAGCACGCAATAGTGGGGCAGACTTTAATAGTCCTTACGGCTACGGTTATCGGAATTCCCCTTGGAATTCTTGCGGGAACTTTCCTTTCGGAGTATGGGAAGAACGGCCGAATAGCCAACATCATCAGGGACTTGTCCGACATAATGATGAGCATTCCTTCTATCGTGGTAGGTACTTTCGTTTACGCTCTGATGGTTAAGCCCCTCGGCCACTTTTCGGGCCTTGCAGGTTCGGTGTCCCTTGCAATTATGATGATTCCAATCATAGTAAGGACTACAGACGACATGTTAAGGATGGTTCCTCCAGAACTTAGAGAGGCTGCGTACGCTCTCGGAGCTACCAAGTATAGAGTTATTAAAGACGTCGTCTACAAGGCTGCAATTACTGGAGTAATAACGGGAGTTATCCTGTCAGTTGCTAGGATAGGTGGAGAGACTGCTCCGCTACTCTTTACCTCTTTTAATAACAACTTCTTCACTCTAAACATGTTCCAGCCTATGGCCTCTTTAACGGTTACAATGTACGATTACGCGATGAGCCCCTACAAGTACTGGCAGGACCTTGCCTGGGCTGCTGCGATTCTTCTAACCTTTGGAGTCCTCGGTGCAAATATCCTAGGAAGGGTAGTAGCACATAAGTTTAAGAAGTAGGAGGAAGGTTAAATGGAACTGAATACGCAGGAGCGTTTCATAATAGAACCTAAAGAACCGGCAAAAATTGTTGTTGAAAACCTCAACTTCTACTACGGTGAGAAGCACGCCTTAAAGAATATTTCCTTTAAGGTTCCTGAAAAGAAGGTAACAGCTCTGATAGGGCCTTCAGGCTGTGGAAAGACAACTCTCCTTAGGTGTTTTAACAGGATACACGATCTCTATCCAGGTAACAGGTATGAAGGGAGGATCCTCTTAGACGGAGAAAACATCCTTGAAAAGGACTACGACCTTATAAAGCTTAGAAGTAGAGTTGGAATGGTTTTTCAAAAGCCTACAGCTTTTCCCATGTCAATTTTTGACAACGTTGCTTACGGTTTAAGGTTAAAGGGAATAAAGAATAAGAGTGAACTTGAGGACAGGGTTGAAAAGGCCCTTAAGGATGCAGCCCTTTGGGATGAAGTTAAGGACAGGTTAAAAGACCCAGCATCTGGGCTTTCGGGGGGGCAACAGCAGAGGCTCTGTATTGCCAGGGCTATAGCCGTTGAACCTGAGGTTCTACTCTTTGATGAACCTACAAGTGCCCTTGACCCTATTTCAACTGCAAAGATAGAGGAGCTCGTTGTGAGCTTTAGGGACAGGCTAACAATAATAATTGTTACTCACAACATGCAGCAGGCAGCTAGGGTTTCTGACTACACAGCCTTTATGTACCTTGGGGAGCTTATAGAGTTTAACAGGACGGAGGACATCTTTATAACTCCTAAAGTAAAACTTACAGAGGATTACATTACTGGAAGGTTCGGTTAAGATATCAAACTTCTAATTTTAGACTTCCTTAATACCTTGACCTTTAGGTTTTCTTTATCTTAAAATTCTCTTATGAATCTTTTACAAATCGTTTACAAATTCTTAACATTTTGATAACATAGTGTACTGACCGGTAATTTCAGTTAGGAGAGGGTTATGCTGTACAACTTCATCGTATTTGTTGGGGTTATAGCTGCTATTGGGCTTATTCTCTGGATCGTCTCGGTTGCAGTAGCTCCGAGGGACCCTCACCCTGTTAAGGAGGATACTTACGAGTGTGGCCTTCCGGCTCCAGAACCCATTATCTCAAGCGTTAACTTCCAGTACTACTTCTATGCGATCATCTTTATCGCTATGGATATAGCAGGGGTATTTTTTGTCCTCTACTCTGTAGGTAAGGGAGATCCAAAATTTGGTTGGGTCTTTATTCTCTTTTCTCTCCTTCTGATGGTTCCCCTCTCCTACATAATGATTGGAGGAAACAGGAAATGATTTTAAAGTTTTTTGATTGGAGCCGTTCAAACTCTCCCTGGGGAGTTCACTTCTGTAGCGGCTGTTGTTCTTTAGAGGTTTTAGCCTTAATGGGCCCCAGGTTTGACTGGGAAAGATACGGTTTTATGATGACACCAAGTCCAAGGCAGGCAGACTTCATAATCGTTACAGGATTGGTTTCAAAGAAAGTTCTGCCTGTACTCCTTAGGGTTTATCAGCAGATGCCTGAGCCCAGGTACGTTTTTGGAATGGGTGCCTGTGCAGCAGGAGGCGGTCCCTACTGGGATTCAGACTTCGTTGCTGTTGACGTTTCCCAGTACATACCGTTTGACGTTTTCGTTGCAGGTTGTCCGCCAAATCCAGAAGCAACTTTAGAGGGTCTGTTAAGGCTTAAGGAAATAATACTTAGGGACAGGGAAAACGCTGCTAAGAAGTATCCCAACAGGATGGAAGAGATACCTTACTAAAGAGGAACTGCCATGCTTGAGGATGTAAAGGTGAAAGTAAAGGAAACTTTCGGTTTTGAAAGCGAACCCTACGATACGAACGTTCTGTTGATCCACGCAGAGAGGAACTCTGTTAGAAAGCTCCTTGAGTTCCTTAAAGAACAAGGTTTTAACTACCCTCATACTGTTTCGGTGGTTGATTACATTCCTAAGGGTGAAGGCTTTCAGGTTAACTACATTTTAGAGAACTTATCTGAGAAGAAGTTTGTAATGGTTAGGGTTAATCTGACTGAGAGTGACTTAACAGTTCCCAGTGTCCACGACATATTTCCTCCACTTCAACCCCATGAGAGGGAAGCCTGGGAGATGTTCGGTATTGAGTTCATAGGAAATCCAAGGCTTGAAGTTATGCTCCTTCCAGATTGGGCTGAAGGTTTATACCCCTTGAGGAAATCTTACGACTTTAAGAAGCACAGAAAGCCTTCTAAGGAGAAAAAGTGATGGGAAACAGTATAGCTTCTTCTGGATACACCTTTGTCCTTGAGGAGAGGAAAGAGGTTTCTGGAGAGGACTTAGGTCTTCTCCAGGAAAAGCTTTTACAGCTCAACTGGGGGGTTCAGCACCCTGCTTCTGGTCCTATGAGGTTAAAGGTATGGGTTGACGGCGATGAGGTTGTAAAGGTAGATCCAGATATCGGATACGTTCTTAGGTTGCTAGAAAAGCTCGTTGAGTATAGGACTTGGATTAACGCTATAGTGAACGTAGAGAGAGCCTGTTTTATTGATAACTTTGGAACTATGACAGGTTACTCAATTGCTGCAGAGAAGATTGCTGGGGTTGAGGTTCCAAAGAAGGCAGATTACGTAAGGACAATCCTGTGCGAAGCCGGAAGGATTGTGAGCCACCTTTTAGGTTTGGGAGGAATTGTAGGCGTTCTTGGAGTCCATACTCCTACCCAGTGGGCTCTGATTGCAAGGGAGAAGTTCCTTGATGCTTTTGAGGTTTATTCAGGGCAGAGGATTGCGACTTCCTCAATTGTTCCTGGAGGGGTAAGGTTTGAGCCTACCGGTAAGTTTATAGAGAAGATGGTTACTGCAGTAGATTTCTTGGAGAAAGAGTTTATTCCCCGTTACGGTGAAGTCTTCATAGACAACCCGACCCTTAAGATAAGAACGGTTGGAGTAGGTAAGGTTTCTAAGGAAAAGGCAGTTGAAATAGGACTTGCAGGGCCTGCACTTAGGGCTTCTGGAGTTCCTTCGGACGTAAGGAAGGATTACCCATACGCAGCCTACGGAGAGCTAGACTTTAAAGTGGTTATCCGTGAGGAAGGAGATGCCTATGCAAGGTACCTGGTTCTGTGGGAGGAAATTCAGGAGTCTGCAAAGATTATAAGGCAAGCAATTGAAGGCCTTCCTGAGGGGGATTACAGGACTAAGTTCCCAGTTAAGGTCCCTCCAGGAGAGGCTTACGTAAACGTTGAGTGGGCAAGGGGCTGCTTCGGTTTTCACCTGATTAGCGATGGTGGAACGGGGCCCTACAGGTTGAAGATGAGAGCTCCATCCTTTGCCAACCTTTGGGCTCTACCTGAGATTATGAAGAACGTTAAGCTTGCTGACGTTCCTGTTATCTTTGCATCCCTCTATATGTGCCACGGTGATATAGACAGATAGGAGGATTAAAATGGAGGCATGGTTAAAGGCCCTTCTATTTCCCGGTTTTGTTTTCCTCTTAATAGTTTTCCTAATGATTTTCTACCTTGAGAGGAAAGTCCTTGCCGACGTTCATTTAAGAACGGGGCCTTTCTACGTTGGTAAGTGGGGTCTGCTTCAAACAACTGCTGATGTCTTTAAGCTCATTCAGAAGGAGTTCATTATTCAGAGGAGAGCCAATAAACTCCTCTTTTCCCTCATACCTTTCGTTGCCTTTATAATGGTCGTGATGATGGTTGCCTTCATTCCTTTCTCTGAGGGAAGTTGGGTTGTAAGTACCAGTTTTGACCTTTTAATAATCCTTGCCCTTGTAACTGGAATGCCTCCAGTCTTCTTCTATGCAGGTTGGGTTTCAAGGAGTAAGTACTCCTTTATCGGCGGTCTAAGGGTTGTTAACCAGATGATTTCAGGGGAGATTCCTCTTTGGCTCTCAGCCCTTGCAGCAGCAGTGTTCTTTGGGACTCTAAACTTTATTGAAATAGTCCATAAGAGCTCCTTAGTTTCCTTCATCGTCCTCCTGCCCGCTTTCCTGATATTTATTACTGCTGCGCTGATCGTTTCAGACCGTCCTCCTTTTGATATACCTGAGGCCGAGCAGGAGGTAGTTTACGGATTTTTAACTGAGTTCGGTGGTTTTAACTATGCAATTTTGGCTTTATCAAAGCTTATAGAGCTCTTTGCTATTTTCTCAGTTGGTGTAATCCTCTTTTTAGGAGGATTTAAAGGTCCCATCCTTCCGGGGATTGTGTGGTTTTTCATAAAGCTCGCTCTACTTTACCTGTTCACTTTCGTTGTAAGGGCTTCAACTCCCCGTATTAGGATGGATCAGCTGTTAAGGTTCTGCTGGAAAGTTTTAACTCCACTGGCGCTCTTAAACTTAGTTTTCGTGATTTTAGTAAAGATGTTTATCTCTTAAAAGGAGAGGTAGCCGATGGAAATTAAAGATACTCTCTCTTTTCCGTTAGAGACTACGAAAAAAGTTATTAGGGTAGCAAAGGCTCTCCTTGCACCTAAGGCTACTGAGATTTGGTGGGACAAGGGAGTTAAGAGGGAGCTCCACTACAGGGGAAAGCACGTTATCAAGGTAGAGCTCTGCATAGGTTGTGGAATGTGCGCAAGAGCCTGTCCTGTTAAGTGTATAGATATGATCCCAACCGGGGTTAAAAAACCCCGTGCGGTTCCGAAAGTTAGGGCAAACGAGTGCATATTCTGCGGTTTATGTGAGGATGCATGTCCTACGAAACCTCAAAAGGCTATTCAGCTAACCGATGAGTACAGAATGATCGTTGAGCCTGGAACCTGGGATAACCTCAGTCAGTTCATATTTGAGCCTGAAAACTTAGATGAGGCCATTGAGAAGGCGAAGAAGATGGAGGAGCTCATAGAGAAGAAAAAGCAGGAGGCTTTAAAGAAGAAAATGGAGGCTGAGAAGAAGAGTAAGGGAGAGGAGAAATGATGGGAAACGTCTACTTCTGGCTTATATACGTAATAATAATCGCTTCAGCTATAGTGGCTCTAGAGGCAACGTCACTTCTTTGGGCGGCGATTTCGTTTGTCGTTCTTCTCTCTGAAATTGCCCTTGTTTACTTTGGTTTAAATATGCCGGTTCTCGGTGGCGTTCAGTTAGCAATTTACGCAGGTGGAGTAACTATCCTCGTTCTCTTTGCGATAATGATGGTAGGTGAAAGTTACAGAAAACCACCTGGGAAAGCAGTTAGAGCAATAGTTATTAGTCTATCTCTCCTTGCTGTTGGGGTGCTTTTCAGCTTTGCCAGTGCGATAGATACTTTTCCCTTTAAAGCTTACTCAACACAGTTTCTCGGAACGATTTTTGTTGAGAAATACTCATTCTTTACCATCGTCCTCGGTTTCATTGTTGCAGCACTCCTTTACATGGGTAACGCCATAATTACTAAGAAGAGGGAGGCCGGCTAATATGCTTTTAGAAGCAGACGTTCATGCTTACTTGTTCCTCTCATTTTCTTTACTTGCCGTAGGAGTTTACGGGCTTCTTTCAAGGAAGTCTGTTATTAGAATGCTGTTTGCAGTTGAGATGATAATCAACGCTGCAAACATAAACCTTGCCATTTTCTCAGCCCAGAGGAACGTTGACGGTGAGATCTTTGCCTTCTTCACCATAGGCCTTGCGGCCCTTGAAGCTGCCGTTGGACTTGCGATAGTAATAGTCTTTTACAAGAGATTTGGAGAAGTTATTCCTTCAAAAATAAGGAACTTGAGGTGGTAGGGATGGAGAGTATTGTATACCTGACGATAGCTCTTTTCTTCGTAGGAAGTATCCTTGCCTTCCTTGTAGGTCACTTCTTTGAGAAGTGGTCTTCTTTCTGGGTTGCGGCTGCAACAGGCCTTTTAGGTTTCATCATGACCTGTTTCATTGCTTTAAACCTTCATGAGCACCCAATCGTTCATCACTTTAACTGGTTCTCTTTCGGTTCCTTTAACGTTCCGTTGGGAATTTACGTTGATAACCTTGCAGTCATAATGGCCTTAATCGCTACTGGAATCGGTTTCCTTGATATTGTCTTTTCAAGGGGTTATATGGAGGAGGATGAGTCCCCTGAAAGGTACTACTTTGAGAAGCTGTTCTTTATAGGTTCAATGGTCGGCCTCGTCTTCGTGAGTAATTTACTCGGTCTTTACATCTTCTGGGAAGGTGTTGGACTCTGTTCATACCTATTAATTGGTTACTGGTATTGGAAGAAGAGTGCTGCAGAGGCGGCACTTAAAGCCTTTGTGATGACACGTTTTGGTGACGTCTTTATGCTAGCAGGGATAATTGTTGCATGGGTTTTACTTGGAACTATTGAATTTCAAGATTTAAACGCACTTGCAGTTGCAGGTGCTTTTAGCGTTAAGTTGGGACTTTTAATTTCAATCCTCCTCTTCATCGGTGCAATTGGTAAGTCTGCCCAGTTCCCCCTCTTCCCGTGGTTACTTGATGCTATGGAAGGTCCTACTACAGTATCAGCCCTTATTCACGCTGCTACTATGGTTAATGCCGGTGTTTATATGGTTGCAAGGCTCTTCCCATTCTTTGATTACTCCCACGCTTTAATAGTTGTTGCCTTTGTAGGTGCTGTTTCTGCCTTTATTGCCGCTACTGGAGCTCTTGCCCATACGGAGATTAAGAAGATTCTTGCCTTCTCTACGATGGAACACCTTGCCCTTATGTTTGTTGCAATTGGCGTTGGCTCTGCCGTTGCGGGAGTATTTCACCTTATGAACCATGCAATATTTAAGGCCTTACTCTTCCTAGCTGCTGGTGCAGTTATCCACATGACCCACCATACTAAAGATGCTTTTAAGCTTGGAGGTCTATTAAAGTACATGCCCCAAACGGGTATTCTGTTCTTAATAGGTATTCTCGCACTTGCGGGAGTTCCTCCCTTTAACGGATTCTTCAGTAAGGACTGGATTTTGGCTTCAGTCTATTCCTACGGTAATCCAATAATTTTCTGGCTTACATTTATAGCTGCTGTCCTTTGTATAGCTTATGGTTTTAGACTCTGGTTTGTCGTCTTTACTGGAGAGCCTTCAGAGAACTCAAAACACGCAAGAGAGGCTTACCCAATAATGCTTGTTCCTCTTTACGTTTTAGCTTCAATGACGATACTCATTCCCTTCTTTAAGGAAAAGATTATTCACTTTATAGCAGGTGGAGAGGTTCATGAGCCCCTGTTCCTTAACCTCCTTGTTGCAACCCTCACCGTTATGTTTGTCCTGTTTGGGATAGTTTTCCTCATTTACTACAAGAGGGTACTTTCAACTGCAAAGTTCCTTGCCCATCCCCTTGGAAAGGGTATAAACCAGTTCCTTTACAACGGCTGGTACGTCGATGCGGCTATAAAGTGGATATGCAGGAACGTCTTTTACGGCTCAATTGCAAAGGCTGTTGAGTGGATAGATGTAAACGTTGTTGATGGAGCAGTTAACGGCACTGCAAAGCTTTCCCTTGCCTGCTGGGATAGGTGCAGGAAGGTACAGACCGGAGATCTTGTAGATTACCTAACTTACTTTGTCGCAGGTGTAGTGACGCTGATCCTTATCATTCTCTTTATTTAGGAGGAGTGGATGGTTCTACTGAGCATGATACTAATTCCTGTTATAGTTGCACCCTTTGCCTGGTTCCTTGAGAGGGTAAATAGGGATATTCCAAAGTACTTATCCCTTGCCGTTGGAATTTTCCTTTCCATCTGTACGGCTTACCTGATAGCTAAATATCCAGGTAACGGTTTTGCCTTTAAAGAGTTCTATACCATTTACCCTCCATTTGACTTTAACCTACACCTTGCTGTAGATGGAATTTCCCTTCTACTCCTTGGAGTTACCGCTTTCTTGGCGATAACTGTTACCCTTTCATCCTGGCACGTTGAGAGGCCGGGTGCTTACTTCTTCTTAATTCTTGTTTTCTTGGGGCCTATGGTCGGCGTTTTCTCTTCCCTAAACCTCCTTTGGTTCTTTATCTTCTGGGAATTTACTCTAGTTCCTATGTTTTTCCACATAGGTATATGGGGAGCTGAGAACAGAATTTACGCTGCTATGAAATTCTTTATCTACACCCACTTGGCAAGTATATTCCTCCTTCTCGGAATCATCGTTCTCTATCTGAACGCCCATACGTTTGAGTTTGAAAAGCTTGTTGGAATAAACCTAGATCCTGGAATTGCAAAGCTTATCTGGATACTAATGTTTATAGGTTTTGCAGTTAAGATGCCGGTTGTTCCTTTCCACACTTGGCTTCCCGATGCACACGTTCAGGCTCCTTCTCCTATTTCTGTCTTCCTTGCAGGTCTCCTTCTGAAGATGGGTGCATACGGTCTTTTAAGGTGGGAGATTTTCGTTTTTCCACAGGTGAGCAAGTTCTTCGCTCCGTTAATGGCAACCCTTGCCGTTTTAACGATATTCTATGCAGGCTTTAGAGCACTTGCTGAGGACCACATTAAGAGAATGGTTGCCTACTCCTCAATTAACCATATGGGCTTTGTTCTACTGGCTCTTGCTTCACTAACTGCTGCCGGTATCTCTGCTGCAGTTTATGAGATGCTTGGACACGCTTTAGTAATTTCTCTCCTATTTATGGTTGCTGGATATATCCACCATAAAACTCATACCTGGTACATCTCAGAGCTCGGCGGTCTTATGAAGAGAATCCCTCTTTTAATGACTATGTTCGTTATCGGCGTTCTTGCAGCTGTAGGACTTCCTGGAACTGCAGGCTTTGTAGGAGAGTTTACAGTTATGCTTGCAGCCTTTGATTATTGGGGCTGGATTATGATTATCGTACCTTTTGCTAGTGCTCTCTCTGCAGGTTTCTTTATGTGGATGCTCCAGAGAGCAGTTTTTGGTCCTTTAAAGGAGAGCTTGAAGGAGTTAAAACTTACAGAACTTCCTCTCATTGAAAATATTCCACTGGCGATGTACATAGTTGCCTTTATCTTTGTCGGACTAATTCCTTCAGTCGTTTTTAACCTATATAACCCTGTTGTAAATACTTTTGCACAACTCTTTAAGTAGGGGGTAACAGGTGAATATTAACTTCTTAACGGCAGTTATGCTTTTAACTTTAACTGGGGCTTTTCTTCCCGTAATTAACAGGTTGTTTAGAATATCCACCCTCCTTGGAGCTGTAATTTCAACCTTTGGCTACTTACTGGCCCTTTTCTTCGTTTTGATATCGGACCAGGGGAGGACCATACTTAACTCGTTCTTTACAACGGATGAAGTTTCTAGACTTATTGGAGTGCTTATCTTAGTGGCGTCTTGGATGTTGATGCTTGTCGTTTATTGGATTGTCCAGAAGGACAAGTTTGTCAATGAGCTCATTGGATCGGTAATGATTTCAACTGCCGGAGCTCTCCTTTTAATATGCGCTAAT includes:
- a CDS encoding NADH-quinone oxidoreductase subunit B, producing MILKFFDWSRSNSPWGVHFCSGCCSLEVLALMGPRFDWERYGFMMTPSPRQADFIIVTGLVSKKVLPVLLRVYQQMPEPRYVFGMGACAAGGGPYWDSDFVAVDVSQYIPFDVFVAGCPPNPEATLEGLLRLKEIILRDRENAAKKYPNRMEEIPY
- a CDS encoding NADH-quinone oxidoreductase subunit C; this translates as MLEDVKVKVKETFGFESEPYDTNVLLIHAERNSVRKLLEFLKEQGFNYPHTVSVVDYIPKGEGFQVNYILENLSEKKFVMVRVNLTESDLTVPSVHDIFPPLQPHEREAWEMFGIEFIGNPRLEVMLLPDWAEGLYPLRKSYDFKKHRKPSKEKK
- a CDS encoding NADH-quinone oxidoreductase subunit D — translated: MGNSIASSGYTFVLEERKEVSGEDLGLLQEKLLQLNWGVQHPASGPMRLKVWVDGDEVVKVDPDIGYVLRLLEKLVEYRTWINAIVNVERACFIDNFGTMTGYSIAAEKIAGVEVPKKADYVRTILCEAGRIVSHLLGLGGIVGVLGVHTPTQWALIAREKFLDAFEVYSGQRIATSSIVPGGVRFEPTGKFIEKMVTAVDFLEKEFIPRYGEVFIDNPTLKIRTVGVGKVSKEKAVEIGLAGPALRASGVPSDVRKDYPYAAYGELDFKVVIREEGDAYARYLVLWEEIQESAKIIRQAIEGLPEGDYRTKFPVKVPPGEAYVNVEWARGCFGFHLISDGGTGPYRLKMRAPSFANLWALPEIMKNVKLADVPVIFASLYMCHGDIDR
- a CDS encoding complex I subunit 1/NuoH family protein is translated as MEAWLKALLFPGFVFLLIVFLMIFYLERKVLADVHLRTGPFYVGKWGLLQTTADVFKLIQKEFIIQRRANKLLFSLIPFVAFIMVVMMVAFIPFSEGSWVVSTSFDLLIILALVTGMPPVFFYAGWVSRSKYSFIGGLRVVNQMISGEIPLWLSALAAAVFFGTLNFIEIVHKSSLVSFIVLLPAFLIFITAALIVSDRPPFDIPEAEQEVVYGFLTEFGGFNYAILALSKLIELFAIFSVGVILFLGGFKGPILPGIVWFFIKLALLYLFTFVVRASTPRIRMDQLLRFCWKVLTPLALLNLVFVILVKMFIS
- a CDS encoding 4Fe-4S binding protein, whose amino-acid sequence is MEIKDTLSFPLETTKKVIRVAKALLAPKATEIWWDKGVKRELHYRGKHVIKVELCIGCGMCARACPVKCIDMIPTGVKKPRAVPKVRANECIFCGLCEDACPTKPQKAIQLTDEYRMIVEPGTWDNLSQFIFEPENLDEAIEKAKKMEELIEKKKQEALKKKMEAEKKSKGEEK
- a CDS encoding NADH-quinone oxidoreductase subunit J family protein; this translates as MMGNVYFWLIYVIIIASAIVALEATSLLWAAISFVVLLSEIALVYFGLNMPVLGGVQLAIYAGGVTILVLFAIMMVGESYRKPPGKAVRAIVISLSLLAVGVLFSFASAIDTFPFKAYSTQFLGTIFVEKYSFFTIVLGFIVAALLYMGNAIITKKREAG
- the nuoK gene encoding NADH-quinone oxidoreductase subunit NuoK; translation: MLLEADVHAYLFLSFSLLAVGVYGLLSRKSVIRMLFAVEMIINAANINLAIFSAQRNVDGEIFAFFTIGLAALEAAVGLAIVIVFYKRFGEVIPSKIRNLRW
- a CDS encoding NADH-quinone oxidoreductase subunit L; its protein translation is MESIVYLTIALFFVGSILAFLVGHFFEKWSSFWVAAATGLLGFIMTCFIALNLHEHPIVHHFNWFSFGSFNVPLGIYVDNLAVIMALIATGIGFLDIVFSRGYMEEDESPERYYFEKLFFIGSMVGLVFVSNLLGLYIFWEGVGLCSYLLIGYWYWKKSAAEAALKAFVMTRFGDVFMLAGIIVAWVLLGTIEFQDLNALAVAGAFSVKLGLLISILLFIGAIGKSAQFPLFPWLLDAMEGPTTVSALIHAATMVNAGVYMVARLFPFFDYSHALIVVAFVGAVSAFIAATGALAHTEIKKILAFSTMEHLALMFVAIGVGSAVAGVFHLMNHAIFKALLFLAAGAVIHMTHHTKDAFKLGGLLKYMPQTGILFLIGILALAGVPPFNGFFSKDWILASVYSYGNPIIFWLTFIAAVLCIAYGFRLWFVVFTGEPSENSKHAREAYPIMLVPLYVLASMTILIPFFKEKIIHFIAGGEVHEPLFLNLLVATLTVMFVLFGIVFLIYYKRVLSTAKFLAHPLGKGINQFLYNGWYVDAAIKWICRNVFYGSIAKAVEWIDVNVVDGAVNGTAKLSLACWDRCRKVQTGDLVDYLTYFVAGVVTLILIILFI